The sequence CTTGCCCGGGGAGACGTCCACGGCCACGATCGGACCCGCCCCGGCGATCCGCGCCGCCTGGAGGGTGGCCAGGCCCACGCCGCCGACGCCGAGGACCACCACCGACTCCCCCGCCCGGACCCGTGCGCTGTGGTGCACGGCGCCCCAGCCGGTGAGCACCGCGCAGCCCAGCAGCGCGGCGTCGGCCAGCGGTACGCCGTCCGGCAGCGGCAGGGCGGCGGCCGCGGGCACCACCGTCTCCTCGGCGAACGCGGCCGTGCCCAGGCCGGGGTAGAGCGCGCTGCCGTCGGCGGCGAGGGTGGCGTACGGGGACTCCGCGCCGCGGGCGGCGTGGGCGCACAGCCAGGGTTCGGACAGCCCGCAGAAGTGGCAACTGCCGCAGGAGGGTGCCCAGTTGAGGATGACCCGGTCGCCGGGTGCGACCGTGGTCACGTCCGGGCCGACGGCGGTGACGGTGCCCGCGCCCTCGTGGCCGAGGACGGCCGGGGCGGGCTGGCGCAGGGTGCCGTTGGACAGGGACAGATCGGAGTGGCAGACGCCCGCGGCCGCGAGGCGGATACGGACCTGGCCGGGGCCCGGCTCGGGCAGGTCGATCTCGGCGACCCGGAGCGGGGCGTTGACGGCGGGCAGTACGGCGGCGCGGACGGCCACGGATTCTCCTCGGTACGGCGGCGAACAGGGCGGAGCGGGGGCCTTGAGAGCTGGGCGCGGGCCTGTCAGAACTGGAGCGACTTGGTCTGGAGGTACTCGGTCAGGCCGTGCGGGCCCAGTTCCCGGCCGACGCCGGACTGCTTGTAGCCGCCGAAGGGCGCCAGCAGGTTGAAGCGGCCGCCGTTGATGTCGACCTGCCCGGTGTCCAGGCGGCGGGCGAAGGCCACTGCGGTCTGCTCGTCGGCGGCCCAGACGGCGCCGGCGAGCCCGTAGACGGTGCCGTTGGCGATCCGTACGGCCTCGTCCTCGTCCTCGTACTTCAGGACCGACAGGACCGGGCCGAAGATCTCCTCCTGGGCGATGGTCATGTCGGGGGTGACGTCGGCGAAGACGGTCGGGCGGACGTAGTAGCCGGTGCCGAGGCCCTCGGGGGCGTCGTCGCCGCCGGTCACCAGGCGCGCGCCCTCCTTGACGCCCTGGGCGATGAAGCCGCGGACGCGGTCGCGCTGCCTGGCGTTGACGACCGGGCCCAGCCGGGTCTCCTGCGCCGTGGGGTCGCCGGGGGCGCAGGCGGCGAACCCCTGCGCGGCGAGGGCGACCGCCTCGTCGTACTGGTCGGCGTGGACGAGCATCCGGGTCAGCGCGTTGCAGGACTGGCCGGAGTTGCGGATGACGTCGGCGACATTGACGCCGACGGCCTTGGCCAGGTCGGCGCCGGGCAGGATGACGTTGGCGGACTTGCCGCCCAGTTCGAGGGCCACCCGCTTGACGGCGCCGCCCGCGACCGCGCCGATCTTCCGGCCGACGGCCGTGGAGCCGGTGAAGGAGACCAGGTCGACGCCCTCGTGCTCGGCGAGCGCCTGGCCGGCGACGGTGCCGAGCCCGGTGACGAGGTTGAAGACGCCGGCCGGGATGCCCGCCGCGTCCACGCACTCGGCGAACAGCCGGGCGGTGAGCGGGGTGTCCTCGGCGGGCTTGAGTACGACGGTGCAGCCGGCGGCGAGCGCCGGGGCGACCTTGTTGGTGATCTGGTGGAGGGGGTAGTTCCAGGGGGTGATCGCGCCGACCACGCCGACCGGCTCGTGCAGCACGGTGGAGTTGCCGAGCTTCTCCTCGAAGGCGTACGAGGCGGCCAGTTCGGCGTACGAACCGGTCACCGCGATCGGCAGGGCGGTCTGGACCCGGGTGCTGAAGGCCGCCGGGCAGCCCAGTTCGGCGGTGATGGTGGCGGCGATCTCGTCGGCGCGGGCGGCGAGGCGGTCGCGCAGCGCGGTCAGCCGGGCGGCGCGCTCGGCGGGGGCGGTGGCGCGCCAGGCGGGCAGTGCGGCGCGGGCGGCGCGCACGGCGGCGTCGATGTCCTCGGCGGTGCCGGCCGGTACGGTCGCGATCACCCGTTCGTCGGCGGGGTTGCGCACCTCGATGGTGGCGGCGGTGGCGGCGGGCCGCCAGGCTCCGTCGATGTACATCCCGTCGTGTGCCGTCATCTCGCCGTCCAGCATCTCGCCGTCCTCCCGAGCGGTCCAGGTACGCGGCGGTCCGCCGCGGTCCTCAAACTAGCGGCGCTAGTTTGAGGGGCGCCACCCCCGGCGGGAGTGGCGCTCGTCATCCGGACATCATGACGGTTCGGGCCGGGCGGTCCGCAGCGGGCCGCGGGGGCCGCCCTCACACCGCCGGGATCTTCGCGCGGAACTTCTTGGTCAGATCGGCGCCGCGGACCACCCCGCCCTGGTGGTACTTCAGCCCCCAGGCATCGATCACCGACCCGTCGCCGAACATACAGGCCGAGGTCACCTTCGACGGGTCGCTCTCGCCCCGGGCGCCCCAACCGCCGCCGTCCGTGGGCCTGTTGCCGAACATCGCGGTGCCGTTGATGCCCTGGCAGTAGGCGATGGAGGGGTTGCCGGGACCAGTGGGGCCGGAGGGCTTGCGGACGTAGGCGAGTGCGGCCAGGGTCGGTTTGTCGGCGGCCAGGGTGTCCGCGGCGATCATGATCCGGCTGCCGTCCTTGGCGGCGAACACACACATCTCCCGCTCGCCGCCCAGCGGGGTGAGCTTCTCCCCGGTGCCGGTGTAGTACGGGACGCGGGTCTGGACCGCGCCGCCCTGCTGCGTACACCAGGCCGCGGCGGCCGACCGGCCGTGCGCGGCGGGCGGGGCGGCGTCGGGCGAGCCGTCGGCCGCGTGGGCGGTCACGGCCGTACCGGAGGCGAGGACGAGGGCAGTGACGGCAAGGGCATGGGAACGCTTCACGCTTCCTCCTGAGGGACCGTCGGACGGGCCGGCTGAACGCACATCCTTGGCACCGCCCGCCCCACCGTCAACGCGCCGTGGGCCGCGTCCCGGCACTACCGGACACATTGACGCGATCACGGCGCCCGACCGTCCGTGACATGCCCCGACGAGGGACGGGATCCGGCCAGTAATACGCGGGTAACAACCCCCGGCGGCCGAACGGTGACAGTGTCCGGCCTCATGAATCCCCCACTGCTGCGTATCCGTCTCCTCGGCGGCTTCCGGCTGGAACGCGACGGTGGCGCGCCACTCGCGGAGCGCTGGCCGCGCCCCGGCGCGCGGACCGTGGTCAAGCTGCTCGCCCTCGCACCCGGCCGTCAGCTGCACCGCGAGCAGATCATGGCCGTGTGCTGGCCGCACGCCGAACTCCCGGCCGCGCTGCGCAGTCTGCGGGTCGCCCTGCACACGGCCCGGCATGCGCTGGAGCCGGAGCTGCCGGCGCGCGGCGCCTCGTCGTATCTGCTCGGCGACGGCGCACTGCTGCGGCTGGCGCCGGAGGCGGTGTGGATCGACACCGAGCACGCCGTGGCGCTGGCCCGACGGGCGCTGGCCGAAGGCGGCGGTCCCGGGCTGACGGCCGCGCTGGCGGCGCTGGCGGGCGAGTTACTGCCGGAGGACCCGTACGCGCGCTGGGCCGAACCGCTCCGGGAGCGGCTGGAGCGGCTGCGCGGCGAGGTGCGCGAGGCGCTCGCCCGGGCGGCGCCCGCGCCCGGCCAGGACGCGCCCCGGCCGGAGGCGGATGCGGCCGCGGTACGGCTGGACTGGGCACGGGACCTGGACCGTGCGGGACGGTATGCCCAGGCCGTCGGGGTGCTGCGGGAGGCGCTGGCCGCGTACCGGCGCCAGGGGCTGGGCGACGCCGCCGCGCTGGCCGCCGCCCGACTGGCGGAGGCGCTCTCGCGCAGCCCCGGTGCGGACGCCGAGGAGGCGCTCGCCGTGCTGCGCGCCCATCCGCCGGGGTCCGCGGCGCCCGACGAGGTGCGGGCGGCGCACCATATGGCGCGCTCCGCGGTGCTCTCGTACACGGGCCGGTACGAGGAGGGGCTGGTTGCCGCGCGGGCCGCGCAGCGGGCGGCCGAGGCGGCCCGGGGGCCCGGCCTGCCTGTGCTGCTGGCCCGCTCGCTGGCCCAGCAGACGGTGTGTCTGGGGCTGTCGGGCCGTACCGCCGCCGCGGCCGGGCCCGCCGAGCGCGCGCTGGCTCCGGCCGAGGAGTCGGAGGACCCGGCGGTGGTGGCGACCGTCCTGTCCGTGCTGCGCGAGACGGCCCGCCGCGCGGGCCGGTACCGGCAGGCGCTCGGGTACGGGCGGCGCGCCCTGGCCCTGGCCGAACAGGCCGGGCGGCCCACCGCCACCGCCTTCGAGCGCGCCAATCTGGCCGAACTGCATCTGCTGCTGGGCGAAGCGGCGGAGGCCGAACGGCTGGCCCGGTCCGCGGTCGAACTGGCCGCCCCCTTCGGCGGCACCGCCCTGGCCTTCGCCCTGGTCGCCCTGGCCCGGGTCCGTACCGTCCCCGCCCCGGACGACGCCGCCCGCCTCCTGGACCGCGCCGAGCGCTGCGCGGAGACGGGCGGCCATCTCCAGGCGCTGGACGAGGTCCGCGCGGCTAGGGCGGCGCTGGCCGGGGCCGGTGGGGCGACCGGGGTCTGACCTAGTCCAGATACCGCGCCAGATAGGCCCGCAGCAGCTCCTTGCACTCGGTCACGATCGCCGTATCGCCGCCGGGATCCGTCCGGAAGGCGAGCTGGAGCAGCGCGTCTGCGGTCTCGACGCCGACGAGGAAGGCGGTGCGCAGCCGCTCGTCGGCGGCGTCCAGTCCGAGCGGGGCGGCGAGCAGGGCCAGCAGCCGGTCGGCGACGTCGTGGTTGGCGCGGCGGTCCGCGGGCGGGGCGGGGACGGTGAACTCCACCAGGGCGAAGCCGGGCACCGTGCGCTTCATGGCGAGATATTCGTCGATCACCACATCCATGGCGGCCCGCCAGCCCACCACCGCGTCCGGGGCCGCGAGGCGGGCGGTGATCAGGTCCGCGTAGGCGTCGAGATTGCGCCGGGCGAGCGCCTCGGCCATGGCGCGCTTGTTGGGGAAGAAGCGGTAGACCGAGCCGATGGGGACGCCGGCGCGGCCGGCCACGGCGCGGGTGCTGAGCTCCTCGTAGCCGGTCTCGTCGAGGAGTTCGGCGCAGGCGTCGAGGATACGGGCCAGGCGCCGGGCGCTGCGCTGCTGGACGGGGACGCGTCGGAACGGGGTCGGCAACTGCTCACCTCCAGAGCGAATAAGTGAGCGTAACCACGTGTGAGTGAGTGTCGTTGTCAGAGTGTGAATTTGACGGAATGGGCGAGGACACAGGGCGTGCATCCGCAGACCGCGTATCGCTGGTTCCGTGAGGGGACGTTGCCGGTACCGGCTCAGCGGGTCGGGCAGCGCACGATCTTGGTGAACATTGAGACCAGAACCGCTCCGGAAGTGGTGGACGGCCTGGGTCTGTACGCCCGCGTCTCCTCGCACGATCAGAAGTCTGATCTGGAACGCCAGGTCGCTCGGCTGTCGGAGTGGGCTGCGAAGGCCGGTCACCGAGTCGTTCGTGTTGAGGCGGAGATCGCTGCCGGCACGAACGGCTGCTGTTCCAAGGCCCGGCGTCTGCTGGCCGACCCGGCGGTGACCTGCGTGGTGGTGGAGCGCAAAGACCGGCTCGGTCGGATGAACGTCGATCTTGTCGAGGCTGCCTTGTCCGCGACAGGCCGTCGCGTGCTGGTGCTGGACGACGGCGAGGTCGAGGACGACCTGGTAAGCGACATGGTCGAGGTGCTGACCTCGTTCTGCGCCCGCCTGTACGGGCGCCGCTCGGCGAAGATGCGGGCGAAGGCCGCACTGGAGGCAGCCGAACGTGGCCGACCTGCGCCCGATTGATCCGTCGTTTGTTGCTCTCGGGCCGTCCGGTGTCGCGATCCGTACCCGGCTCAAGGCGATCACGGCCGCGGACGAGAAGGTGCTCAGGCTGGTAGGTGACCACTTGGGGACGCTGGCCGGGCGTGACCTCAAGGCCCGCTGTGCAGCCGGTCTGGAGCACGACAGCGACCAGTGGGCGGAGCGGAAGCGCACCCTGACGCAAGAGGCGTCGTCCCGCTGGGCCGGGAGCATCACGAAGGCCACCCACGACCAGTGGGCACTGGCTCGCCGCGCCCAACTCGCGCACATCCACAATCTCGAAGCTGGTGTCCGTACCATTGCGCACCGCCTGTCCCTCCCGGTCGGGGAGAAAGGCTCCAAACGGGCGCCGGGCGGATACCGCACCAAGCAGGAGCGGTTCGCCAAGTCCCGCCGCCTGCACCTGCTTCAGGACAGGCTGATCGCTGAGCAGGCGGACCGTGAGGCCGGGCGCGTCCGGGTAACACGCGGCGGTAAACGTCTGCTCGGCAGCCGGCACCATCTCAAGGCCGCGAACCTGACCGAGGCCGAATGGTGTGAGCGCTGGGAGGCCAAGCGCCGGTTTCTTCAGGCGGACGGCGAGTCCGGCAAGCGGTATGGGAACGAGACGATCCGCGTCACCCCTGCCGGGGAGGTCAGCATCAAGCTGCCCTCCCCGCTGGCCCACCTGGCCAACGCCTCACGTGGCCGCTACGTCCTTACTGGCACCGTGGTATTCCACCATCGGGGCGACGAATGGGCCGACCGCGTCACCGGCAACCGGGCCCTCGCCTACCGCATCCACGAAGACGTGCAGCGCGGGCGCTGGTACCTGACCGCCTCCTGGTCCATCCCACCGGTCAAGACCGTGCCGCCGCAGGCGGCCCGCACGAGCGGGCTGATCGGCGTGGACACCAACGCCGACCACCTGGCCGCCTGGCGGCTCGACCCACACGGCAACCCGTGTGGTGAGCCCCGAAGATTCTTCTTCGACTTGTCCGGCACCGCCGATCACCGCGACGCGCAGGTCCGGCACGCCCTCATCCGGCTGCTGCACTGGGCAGCCCAGCACCAGCTCGCCATCGGCATCGAGGACCTGGACTTCAGCGCGGAGAAAACCAGGGAGAAGCACGGCCGCCGCAAGCGGTTCCGCAAGCTGATCTCCGGCATGCCCGTGAGCAAGCTGCGCGCCCGGCTCGTCAGCATGGCCACCGAACTCGGCTTAACGATCGTCGCTGTCGACCCGGCCTATACCTCGAAGTGGGGCGCCCAGCACTGGCAGAAACCCCTCACCAGCAACAACCGCAAAACCACCCGCCACGACGCGGCCGCCGTGGCGATCGGCAGGCGCGCCCTGGGGCACCCGATCCGGCGACGGATGGCACCGCCCCCGCACGACCAGAGCGATCGTGCGGGGCATCGGACCGTCCAGGCCCGACCGGACGTCTTGGTGCGCGAGGAACCCCGCCCCTCCGTCCCCGGACAACGGACGCGATCCGTCTGCCCGGACGTGAGAGCGAAAGCGGGGGACCAGTGTGCCCAACACCGTTCGGGGCACGCGGCTGAGCATGGGTCCTGGCAACAGGACTCACTCCCGCTCAGTCTCTAGGAACGGTCGGCTGCTGCACGCGGACATCCTGCCCGGCGGGGCGGCGGGCGTGCACAGGAGTGCACGAGAGTGCGCCGACACCGGGATCCGGCCACCGCGGCCGGGATCTCCCATTGACGGGCGAGCCCCCGGACGGCAATCCTAAGGTCTTGCATAGGATTCGGCCGGGCACGGGATCCGGCCGGACGGTGTCCGAGGGTGCACAGGTCGTCGCGCGGCCGGTGCACGGGTCTTCGAGCGGCGGGAGCACACGATGACGGGTACGGGCGACGAGCAGGCCGGGAAGGGCGCCGAGGGACCGGCGTACCTCTGCGGCTTCGGCAACGAGCACAGCTCGGAGGCCGTCCCCGGCGCCCTGCCGGTGGGCCGCAACTCCCCGCAGCGCGCCCCGCTGGGCCTGTACGCCGAGCAGCTGAGCGGCTCGGCGTTCACCGAACCGCGCGCCCACAACCGCCGCTCCTGGCTCTACCGCATCCGCCCCTCGGCCGCGCATCCGCCGTTCGTCCGCGCCGAGCAGGGCGCGCTGCGCTCGGCACCGTTCACCGACTGCGTCCCCGACCCCAACCGGCTGCGCTGGAACCCGCTGCCCGAGCCCGACGGCCCCACCGACTTCCTCTCCGGCCTGTGGACGCTGGGCGGCAACGGCGACGCCACCCAGCGCACCGGCATGGCCGTCCACCTCTACCGCGCCAACGCCTCCATGACCGACCGGGTGTTCAGCGACGCGGACGGCGAGCTGCTGATCGTGCCCGAGCGCGGCGGGCTGCTGCTGCGGACCGAATTCGGCCTGCTGCGCGCCGAACCGGGCCAGGTGGCGCTGATCCCGCGCGGGGTGCGCTTCCGCGTCGAGCTGCTGGACGCCGGCCCCGACGGTCGGGGCCCGACGGCCCGCGGCTATGTCTGCGAGAACTACGGCCGGCCCTTCCAGCTCCCCGACCTCGGCCCGATCGGCGCCAACGGGCTGGCGAACCCGCGGGACTTCCTCGCCCCGGTCGCGGCCTACGAGGACGTCGAGGGCCCCGTCGAGGTGGTCAACAAGTTCTGCGGCACCCTGTGGAAGGCCACCTACGACCACTCCCCGCTGGACGTCGTCGCCTGGCACGGCAACCACGTCCCGTACGTCTACGACCTGCGCCGCTTCAACGTCATCGGGACCATCAGCTACGACCACCCCGACCCGTCGATCTTCACCGTCCTGACCGCCCCCTCCGACACCCCGGGCCTGGCCGGCGTGGACTTCGTGGTGTTCGCACCGCGCTGGCTGGTGGGCGAGGACACGTTCCGGCCGCCCTATTTCCACCGCAATGTGATGACCGAGTACATGGGCCTGATCGAGGGCGCCTACGACGCGAAGGCCGAAGGCTTCGTCCCCGGCGGCGGCTCGCTGCACAACATGATGTCGGCGCACGGCCCGGACCGGGAGACCTTCGACCGGGCCAGCGCCGCCGAACTGCGGCCGCAGAAGGTCGACGACGGCCTGGCCTTCATGTTCGAGACCCGCTGGCCGCTGACGCTCACCGCCCAGGCCCGCGACGCCGACCATCTCCAGCGCGCCTACGACGACGTATGGCAGGGTCTCCAGCGCCACTTCCGCCCGTGAGACGGGGAACGCCCTGACACCGGAGACCGCTCTGTGACCACCTTCGCCCCCGACTCGCTCGCCCTGAACCGCAAGCTGCCGCTGTGGTACCAGGTCTCGCAGTCGCTGCGCGCCTCCATACTGGGCCGCGCGCCCGACGCACCGCTGCGACTGCCCACCGAGGATGCCCTCGCCGCGCACTACGGCGTGAGCGTGCTGACCATGCGCCAGGCCCTGAAGGAGCTGGAGACGGAGGGGCTGATCAGCCGGCACCGGCGGCGCGGGACGTTCATCGAGCCGGGGGCGCAGCGCGGTGCGCCGGTGCGGCTGCTGGGTTCGGTCGATGCGATCGTGGCCCAGCAGTCCGGGATGCGCACCGAGCTGCTGGAGCACGGGCCGGTGCCCGTACCGTCCGGCCTGGCCGAGCACTTCCCGGGGCTGGCGGAGGTCGCCGGGTTCCGGCGGCTGCGCAGCGACGAGGAGACGGGCGAGCCGACCAACCACGCGCGCAACTACGTCCGGCCCGATGTGGCCGACCGGATCGATCCGGCGGACCTGGAGCGCTGGCCGATGACCAAGGTGCTGCGGGACGCGGTGGGCGTGCGGATCGGGCGGATCACCGACACCGTCGAGGCGCGGCTGGCGGATCCGGAGACCGCGGCGCTGCTCCAGGTGCCGCTGCTCAGCCCGATCCTCCACTACACGGGCCTGACCTGCGACGAGGACGGCCGGGTGGTCGATATCGCGGTGATCCACTACCGCGGCGACCGGTTCTCGTTCACCGTCACGCTGGATGCGCACTGACGGCGGGCCCCGGTCGCTCAGATGCGCTCCAGGCTCCGTCCCGTGGTGCGCGGCCCCAGCAGCGCCACATCCAGGCACAGCAGCACCATCAGCACCGCCGACCCGGTGAACACCACGGCCGGGCCCAGCCGGTCCAGCAGCGTCAGCGCCACGAACGGCAGCACCACGGACGTCAGCCGGGACAGTGAGTAGGCGATGCCGATGGCGCTGCTGCGCAGGCCGGTGGGGAAGATTTCGGTCTGGTAGACGTGGAAGGCGTTGGAGAAGACGTTGCTGCACACCGTCAGCAGGAAGCCGAAGGTGACGATCGCCCAGGCGGCGTCGGCGAAGCCGAAGGCGAGACCGCAGACGGCGATGCCGAGCGCGGCGGCGATGATCAGCGTACGGCGCTCGATCCGGTCGACGATCGGGACGGACAACGCGGAGCCGATCGGATAGCCGCAGTAGCTCAGGGCCGCGTACAGCAGCGACTCGGTGACGGTGTGGCCCTTCGCCGTCAGCACCACCGGCGCCAGCGACCCGAAGCCGTAGTAGCCGACGGTCTGGAGCACCTGGAAGAGCCACCACATCACGGTGCGCCGCCGGAAGTCGCCGCGGAACATCTCGCCCAGCGGCACCCGGCGCTCGGGGACGGTCTCGGCCTCCGGTACGGACGGGAGCGTCCGGCCGGTCTCGTGGGCCACCCGTTCCTCGATCCCGCGCACGATCCGGGCGGCCTCCTCCTCGCGGCCATGGACCGTCAACCACCGTGGCGATTCGGGCAGTTGGCGCCGCATGAGCTGGATGAAGGCGGCGCCCAGCGCGCCCGCGACCAGCAGCCAGCGCCAGCCGTCGACGCCCAGCAGCTGGTGCCCGGCCACCAGCCGCGCGCCCAGCAGCGCGGCGACCGGCACCCCGGTGAAGCCGAAGGTGTACGCCAGGGCGATATAGCGGCCGCGCACCGCCCGGGGCAGGAACTCGGCGAGGTAGGTGTCGACGAGGACGAGTTCGGCGCCGAGGCCGAGCCCGCTCAGGAACCGCAGCACGAGCAGCGCCCGCAGGTCGGGGGCGAGCGCACAGGCCAGCGAACAGGCCGCATAGCCGCCCAGATTGACCAGGAACATCCGGCGCCGCCCGAACCGGTCGGCCAGTACCGACAGGACGTTGGCGCCGACGAACATGCCCAGGAACCCGGCGGCGATCACCGCGGACTTGGCGACGTCCCCCAGGTGCCACTGTGCGGCGAGGACCGCGGCCAGCACCCCGCCCAGGAAGATCTCGTAGAGGTCGAAGAAGGCGCCGATCCCGACGGTGAGGGTGAGCCGGCGGTGCCAGCGGGACGGCGGCAGCCGGTCCAGCCGCGCCGCGGCCCGGACTCCCGCCACGGCGGTGTCGGTCATACCGTCCTCCCCTGCATACGGTCTCCCCTGCGTACGGCCCTCGCGCGACCCGGTCGGGCGTAGGGCCTGTCCGATGGCGGGACCGTACCGTCCAAGATCAGTTGGCGGAAGGGCGCACCGGGCGCGGGACGGGCACGCCGTCGGGGCGCTCGCGCCCGTCGCTACCATGCCGGGGTCAGCCGAACGGTCCGGGAGGGGCTCCGCGTGACGGCGAAGCAGGACGCGCCAGGGAAGGACGCACCGCGGGCGGCCGCGCCCCGGCCCGCCGCGCCACGGCTGGCCGATCTGATGCCGTGGTCGGTGCCGCCGCTCCGGCTGGGCCGCTCCTGGGTACGGGGGCCGGATCCGGCCGTGCTGCGCGCCCGGTGGAACGCGCTGGTGACCGCCGAGGACGCGGCCGCCCGCGAGCGGCTGTTCCGCCCGTCGCGGTCGCGGACCCTGCATTCGGCCGTGGCCCAGCTGCCGGGCCAGGCCACGCCCACCGGCCGGCTGGCCCGCGCGAGCGGCCCCTGCCCCGAGCCCGTACGGATCCTGCACGGCCCCTTCGACCGGCAGTGGCTGCTGCCCGACCACCGGCTGATCGACGGGGCGCGGCCGGAGCTGTGGCGGGTGGCGGACGCCCGGCAGCTGTTCGCGGTGGAGCTGGGGCCGGTGCCGCAGACGCCGGGGCCCGCCGTGGTGTGCTCCGCCCTCCTGCCGGACGGGCGCTCCCCGGCGGGCCGTCCGGGCCGGATCCACCCCCTGCACCGCCGCCCCGGCGGCGCCGAACCCAATGTCGCGCCCGGCCTGCTCGGCCTCCTCGCCCGCCGCCTGGACCGCCCGGTGGGCCCCACGGGCCTGCTGGCCTGGATCGCCGCGAGCGCCCGCCACTCCCCCGACGGCACCGAAGTCCCCCTCACCGCGGATGCGGACGTCTGGGACACCGGCGTCGCGCTCGGCGAGCGCCTGCTGTGGCTGCACACCTACGGGGCCCATCCGCACGGGGCGGGCGCCGGCGAACGGCCCCGGATGCCGGGCGGCCGCCGCCCCTACGTCCGCTCCGCGCTGCCCACCCGCGGCCTGCCGGCTTCCCTCGCCTACGACGACGGCGAGGAGGCCCTGCTGCTCGGCGACGGCCGGATCTCGCCGGTGCCGCCGGGCGCCTGGGACTTCCACGCGGGCGGGGCACGGGTGCTGGAGTCCTGGTTCGAGGAACGGACGGCCGCCGCGGACCCCGCGCAGGGCGCGCTGGCGGCGCTGCGCACCCCCGCCTGGCCGCAGGAGTGGACCTCGGAGCTGCTGGAACTGATCACCGTGCTGGCGCTGCTGGCCGAACTGACCCCGCAGCTCGCCGGGTTGGCGGCCCGTACGGCGGACGGCCCGCAGCTGACCGCGGAGGACCTGCGCGAGGCGGGCGTGCTTCCCGTCCCGGCCGCCGCGCGCCGCCCGGCCTCCG is a genomic window of Streptomyces gilvosporeus containing:
- a CDS encoding type ISP restriction/modification enzyme, which produces MTAKQDAPGKDAPRAAAPRPAAPRLADLMPWSVPPLRLGRSWVRGPDPAVLRARWNALVTAEDAAARERLFRPSRSRTLHSAVAQLPGQATPTGRLARASGPCPEPVRILHGPFDRQWLLPDHRLIDGARPELWRVADARQLFAVELGPVPQTPGPAVVCSALLPDGRSPAGRPGRIHPLHRRPGGAEPNVAPGLLGLLARRLDRPVGPTGLLAWIAASARHSPDGTEVPLTADADVWDTGVALGERLLWLHTYGAHPHGAGAGERPRMPGGRRPYVRSALPTRGLPASLAYDDGEEALLLGDGRISPVPPGAWDFHAGGARVLESWFEERTAAADPAQGALAALRTPAWPQEWTSELLELITVLALLAELTPQLAGLAARTADGPQLTAEDLREAGVLPVPAAARRPASVLDHQEEGPEGQFALC
- a CDS encoding GntR family transcriptional regulator produces the protein MTTFAPDSLALNRKLPLWYQVSQSLRASILGRAPDAPLRLPTEDALAAHYGVSVLTMRQALKELETEGLISRHRRRGTFIEPGAQRGAPVRLLGSVDAIVAQQSGMRTELLEHGPVPVPSGLAEHFPGLAEVAGFRRLRSDEETGEPTNHARNYVRPDVADRIDPADLERWPMTKVLRDAVGVRIGRITDTVEARLADPETAALLQVPLLSPILHYTGLTCDEDGRVVDIAVIHYRGDRFSFTVTLDAH
- a CDS encoding MFS transporter, giving the protein MTDTAVAGVRAAARLDRLPPSRWHRRLTLTVGIGAFFDLYEIFLGGVLAAVLAAQWHLGDVAKSAVIAAGFLGMFVGANVLSVLADRFGRRRMFLVNLGGYAACSLACALAPDLRALLVLRFLSGLGLGAELVLVDTYLAEFLPRAVRGRYIALAYTFGFTGVPVAALLGARLVAGHQLLGVDGWRWLLVAGALGAAFIQLMRRQLPESPRWLTVHGREEEAARIVRGIEERVAHETGRTLPSVPEAETVPERRVPLGEMFRGDFRRRTVMWWLFQVLQTVGYYGFGSLAPVVLTAKGHTVTESLLYAALSYCGYPIGSALSVPIVDRIERRTLIIAAALGIAVCGLAFGFADAAWAIVTFGFLLTVCSNVFSNAFHVYQTEIFPTGLRSSAIGIAYSLSRLTSVVLPFVALTLLDRLGPAVVFTGSAVLMVLLCLDVALLGPRTTGRSLERI